A DNA window from Camelina sativa cultivar DH55 chromosome 17, Cs, whole genome shotgun sequence contains the following coding sequences:
- the LOC104758807 gene encoding uncharacterized protein LOC104758807 isoform X2 translates to MATESICLKAVTFARITTNPSNQFRKRRKLSCRSRPFRFGVICSKTSDYQDFQSYARPLRLLPVEEVKICKKNPSFTVSETRSLYKTIPANFSSLDPEVVENGESFKFQRGSVDEFTFEGTKLGKIRAFWIGLESGQWRVGGVSLWVVNPQGKETDAETFCYRYDFEVDELLLGERSDLSMVELRPIRITELTDSDQIPSSTSLDVDRTTVSNEESMEEYANLKLSLLLYDAILILLGSSVFSFSLGESSAIAFFFGGTMGFLYLLLLQRSVDELQAPGSSSSGNSNQTLSGRLKIPVLTLALAIGLTVLAVRGHIGGDLTAFAVTPKEILVGTLGFLVCKVAVVLAAFKPLKDGS, encoded by the exons ATGGCGACGGAATCAATTTGTCTCAAGGCCGTTACTTTCGCAAGGATTACGACAAACCCATCAAATCAATTTCGCAAAAGACGAAAACTTTCATGTCGAAGTCGTCCTTTTCGATTCGGTGTAATTTGCTCCAAGACATCTGATTATCAAG ATTTCCAGAGTTATGCAAGACCTTTGCGTCTCTTACCAGTTGAAGAGgtgaaaatttgtaaaaagaatCCATCTTTCACTGTGAGCGAAACTCGATCTCTTTATAAG ACAATACCTGCAAATTTTTCATCTTTGGATCCGGAGGTTGTGGAGAATGGTGAAAGCTTCAAGTTTCAGAGAGGCTCTGTTGATGAATTCACATTTGAAGGAACAAAACTCGGCAAAATCAGAGCTTTTTGGATTGGTCTTGAGTCTG GTCAATGGAGAGTTGGAGGAGTGAGCCTGTGGGTGGTTAATCCTCAGGGTAAAGAAACCGATGCAGAAACCTTTTGTTACCGATATGATTTTGAAGTTGATGAACTCTTGCTTGGAGAGAGAAGTGACCTATCTATGGTGGAACTCAGGCCTATACGTATCACTGAACTCACTGACTCTGATCAAATCCCTTCATCTACTTCTCTGGATGTTGACCGTACAACGGTTTCCAATGAGGAAAGCATGGAAGAATACGCAAACTTGaaactctctctgcttctctatGATGCAATTCTCATCCTTCTTGGAAGTTCGGTTTTTTCATTCTCACTAGGCGAAAGTTCCGCCATTGCTTTCTTCTTTGGTGGAACAATGGGATTTCTCTACTTGCTGCTTTTACAGAGATCAGTTGATGAACTGCAAGCACCGGGATCTTCTTCATCCGGAAACTCCAATCAAACACTAAGCGGAAGACTCAAGATTCCTGTTTTGACCCTTGCATTAGCCATAGGATTGACGGTTTTAGCCGTGAGAGGTCACATTGGAGGAGATCTTACTGCGTTTGCAGTCACACCAAAAGAGATATTGGTGGGAACTTTGGGGTTTCTTGTATGCAAAGTAGCCGTTGTTTTGGCTGCGTTTAAGCCCTTGAAGGATGGTTCTTAA
- the LOC104758806 gene encoding uncharacterized protein LOC104758806 yields the protein MASTSSSSLALCFCLFLSLLSLSTSSLDFDLPSLRGDDIHDLLERFGFPKGLLPDNVKSYTVSEDDGAFTVYLTSPCYVEFGDQHVFFGKKIVGKFGYGVAKNLNGIQAKEGLLWLPVTAMTSDQTASTVVFSVGFLTKSLPASLFEDVPSCSNKLYLRNA from the coding sequence ATGGCttctacttcatcttcttcgctcGCACTCTGCTtctgtctcttcctctctctcttgtctctctcCACCTCTTCCCTAGACTTCGATCTTCCATCTCTCCGTGGCGATGACATCCACGATCTTCTCGAACGCTTCGGGTTCCCGAAAGGTCTTCTTCCGGATAACGTCAAGTCGTACACTGTCTCCGAAGACGACGGCGCTTTCACCGTTTACCTGACTTCTCCTTGCTACGTCGAGTTCGGCGATCAACACGTTTTCTTCGGCAAGAAAATCGTCGGTAAATTCGGTTACGGAGTTGCTAAAAACCTCAATGGAATCCAAGCTAAAGAGGGTTTGCTTTGGTTACCTGTCACCGCCATGACATCTGATCAAACCGCCTCCACGGTTGTGTTCTCCGTCGGATTCCTTACCAAGTCTTTACCTGCTTCCTTGTTCGAAGATGTTCCTTCTTGCTCAAACAAACTCTATTTACGAAATGCTTGA
- the LOC104758805 gene encoding F-box/kelch-repeat protein At1g55270 isoform X2 — protein sequence MDLSSQRQSPNGSRGFRLQAPLVDSVSCYCRVDSGLKTVVEARKFVPGSKLCIQPDINPNAHRRKNSKRERTRIQPPLLPGLPDDLAVACLIRVPRAEHRKLRLVCKRWYRLASGNFFYSQRKLLGMSEEWVYVFKRDRDGKISWNTFDPSSQIWQPLPPVPREYSEAVGFGCAVLSGCHLYLFGGKDPLRGSMRRVIFYNARTNKWHRAPDMLRKRHFFGCCVINNCLYVAGGECEGIQRTLRSAEVYDPNKNRWSFIADMSTAMVPLIGVVYDKKWFLKGLGSHQLVMSEAYDPEVNSWSPVSDGMVSGWRNPCTSLNGRLYGLDCRDGCKLRVYDXTADSWNKFMDSKVHLGNSKSLEAAALVPLNNKLCIIRNNMSMSLVDVSNPDKNDPRVWENIAVKGQSKNILSNIWSSIAGRALKSHIVHCQVLQA from the exons ATGGATCTATCTTCTCAACGACAATCCCCAAATGGGTCTAGGGGTTTTCGTCTTCAAGCTCCATTG GTGGATTCTGTATCTTGCTATTGTAGAGTAGATTCTGGTCTTAAAACAGTTGTAGAAGCGAGAAAGTTTGTTCCTGGATCAAAGCTTTGTATTCAACCTGATATCAATCCCAATGCTCATAGGCGTAAGAATTCTAAGAGGGAGAGGACTAGGATTCAACCTCCGCTTCTCCCTGGTCTCCCTGACGATCTTGCTGTCGCTTGTCTCATCCGTGTCCCTCGTGCTGAGCATAGAAAACTCAGGCTAGTCTGTAAGAGATGGTACAGGCTTGCTTCTGGCAACTTTTTTTACTCTCAGAGGAAGCTACTTGGTATGTCTGAAGAATGGGTTTATGTTTTTAAGAGGGATAGGGATGGGAAGATCTCATGGAATACTTTTGATCCAAGCTCTCAGATTTGGCAGCCGCTTCCACCTGTTCCTAGAGAATATTCAGAGGCTGTTGGGTTTGGTTGTGCTGTTTTGAGCGGTTGTCATCTTTATTTGTTTGGAGGTAAAGATCCTCTGAGAGGGTCAATGAGAAGGGTTATTTTCTACAATGCAAGGACTAATAAGTGGCACAGGGCACCTGATATGCTTAGGAAGAGGCATTTCTTTGGTTGTTGTGTTATCAACAACTGTTTGTATGTAGCTGGTGGGGAGTGTGAAGGGATTCAAAGGACACTACGCTCAGCTGAGGTTTATGATCCAAACAAGAACAGGTGGAGTTTTATTGCTGATATGAGCACAGCAATGGTGCCTCTTATCGGTGTGGTTTATGACAAAAAGTGGTTTCTCAAGGGTCTTGGGTCTCACCAACTAGTCATGAGTGAAGCTTATGATCCAGAAGTTAACTCTTGGAGCCCGGTTAGTGATGGGATGGTTTCTGGTTGGAGAAATCCGTGTACTTCTCTAAACGGTCGCCTTTACGGATTGGATTGTAGGGACGGATGCAAGCTCAGGGTATATGAT NNNACCGCGGATTCATGGAACAAATTCATGGACAGTAAAGTTCATTTGGGAAACTCAAAGTCGCTTGAAGCTGCTGCTCTTGTTCCTCTAAACAATAAGCTTTGTATAATCCGGAACAACATGAGCATGAGTTTGGTTGATGTCTCGAATCCTGACAAGAACGACCCTCGAGTGTGGGAAAACATAGCCGTAAAAGGACAGTCCAAGAACATACTCAGTAATATATGGTCGAGTATCGCAGGGAGAGCATTGAAGAGCCATATTGTGCATTGCCAAGTGCTTCAAGCTTGA
- the LOC104758807 gene encoding uncharacterized protein LOC104758807 isoform X1 gives MATESICLKAVTFARITTNPSNQFRKRRKLSCRSRPFRFGVICSKTSDYQDFQSYARPLRLLPVEEVKICKKNPSFTVSETRSLYKVKLQTSNVFGSGISDMNARVLICLIDEKGDSVLQTIPANFSSLDPEVVENGESFKFQRGSVDEFTFEGTKLGKIRAFWIGLESGQWRVGGVSLWVVNPQGKETDAETFCYRYDFEVDELLLGERSDLSMVELRPIRITELTDSDQIPSSTSLDVDRTTVSNEESMEEYANLKLSLLLYDAILILLGSSVFSFSLGESSAIAFFFGGTMGFLYLLLLQRSVDELQAPGSSSSGNSNQTLSGRLKIPVLTLALAIGLTVLAVRGHIGGDLTAFAVTPKEILVGTLGFLVCKVAVVLAAFKPLKDGS, from the exons ATGGCGACGGAATCAATTTGTCTCAAGGCCGTTACTTTCGCAAGGATTACGACAAACCCATCAAATCAATTTCGCAAAAGACGAAAACTTTCATGTCGAAGTCGTCCTTTTCGATTCGGTGTAATTTGCTCCAAGACATCTGATTATCAAG ATTTCCAGAGTTATGCAAGACCTTTGCGTCTCTTACCAGTTGAAGAGgtgaaaatttgtaaaaagaatCCATCTTTCACTGTGAGCGAAACTCGATCTCTTTATAAGGTTAAGCTTCAGACAAGTAATGTGTTCGGTTCAGGGATTAGTGATATGAATGCTAGAGTTCTTATATGCTTGATAGACGAAAAGGGTGATTCGGTATTACAGACAATACCTGCAAATTTTTCATCTTTGGATCCGGAGGTTGTGGAGAATGGTGAAAGCTTCAAGTTTCAGAGAGGCTCTGTTGATGAATTCACATTTGAAGGAACAAAACTCGGCAAAATCAGAGCTTTTTGGATTGGTCTTGAGTCTG GTCAATGGAGAGTTGGAGGAGTGAGCCTGTGGGTGGTTAATCCTCAGGGTAAAGAAACCGATGCAGAAACCTTTTGTTACCGATATGATTTTGAAGTTGATGAACTCTTGCTTGGAGAGAGAAGTGACCTATCTATGGTGGAACTCAGGCCTATACGTATCACTGAACTCACTGACTCTGATCAAATCCCTTCATCTACTTCTCTGGATGTTGACCGTACAACGGTTTCCAATGAGGAAAGCATGGAAGAATACGCAAACTTGaaactctctctgcttctctatGATGCAATTCTCATCCTTCTTGGAAGTTCGGTTTTTTCATTCTCACTAGGCGAAAGTTCCGCCATTGCTTTCTTCTTTGGTGGAACAATGGGATTTCTCTACTTGCTGCTTTTACAGAGATCAGTTGATGAACTGCAAGCACCGGGATCTTCTTCATCCGGAAACTCCAATCAAACACTAAGCGGAAGACTCAAGATTCCTGTTTTGACCCTTGCATTAGCCATAGGATTGACGGTTTTAGCCGTGAGAGGTCACATTGGAGGAGATCTTACTGCGTTTGCAGTCACACCAAAAGAGATATTGGTGGGAACTTTGGGGTTTCTTGTATGCAAAGTAGCCGTTGTTTTGGCTGCGTTTAAGCCCTTGAAGGATGGTTCTTAA
- the LOC104758805 gene encoding F-box/kelch-repeat protein At1g55270 isoform X1 produces MDLSSQRQSPNGSRGFRLQAPLVDSVSCYCRVDSGLKTVVEARKFVPGSKLCIQPDINPNAHRRKNSKRERTRIQPPLLPGLPDDLAVACLIRVPRAEHRKLRLVCKRWYRLASGNFFYSQRKLLGMSEEWVYVFKRDRDGKISWNTFDPSSQIWQPLPPVPREYSEAVGFGCAVLSGCHLYLFGGKDPLRGSMRRVIFYNARTNKWHRAPDMLRKRHFFGCCVINNCLYVAGGECEGIQRTLRSAEVYDPNKNRWSFIADMSTAMVPLIGVVYDKKWFLKGLGSHQLVMSEAYDPEVNSWSPVSDGMVSGWRNPCTSLNGRLYGLDCRDGCKLRVYDETADSWNKFMDSKVHLGNSKSLEAAALVPLNNKLCIIRNNMSMSLVDVSNPDKNDPRVWENIAVKGQSKNILSNIWSSIAGRALKSHIVHCQVLQA; encoded by the exons ATGGATCTATCTTCTCAACGACAATCCCCAAATGGGTCTAGGGGTTTTCGTCTTCAAGCTCCATTG GTGGATTCTGTATCTTGCTATTGTAGAGTAGATTCTGGTCTTAAAACAGTTGTAGAAGCGAGAAAGTTTGTTCCTGGATCAAAGCTTTGTATTCAACCTGATATCAATCCCAATGCTCATAGGCGTAAGAATTCTAAGAGGGAGAGGACTAGGATTCAACCTCCGCTTCTCCCTGGTCTCCCTGACGATCTTGCTGTCGCTTGTCTCATCCGTGTCCCTCGTGCTGAGCATAGAAAACTCAGGCTAGTCTGTAAGAGATGGTACAGGCTTGCTTCTGGCAACTTTTTTTACTCTCAGAGGAAGCTACTTGGTATGTCTGAAGAATGGGTTTATGTTTTTAAGAGGGATAGGGATGGGAAGATCTCATGGAATACTTTTGATCCAAGCTCTCAGATTTGGCAGCCGCTTCCACCTGTTCCTAGAGAATATTCAGAGGCTGTTGGGTTTGGTTGTGCTGTTTTGAGCGGTTGTCATCTTTATTTGTTTGGAGGTAAAGATCCTCTGAGAGGGTCAATGAGAAGGGTTATTTTCTACAATGCAAGGACTAATAAGTGGCACAGGGCACCTGATATGCTTAGGAAGAGGCATTTCTTTGGTTGTTGTGTTATCAACAACTGTTTGTATGTAGCTGGTGGGGAGTGTGAAGGGATTCAAAGGACACTACGCTCAGCTGAGGTTTATGATCCAAACAAGAACAGGTGGAGTTTTATTGCTGATATGAGCACAGCAATGGTGCCTCTTATCGGTGTGGTTTATGACAAAAAGTGGTTTCTCAAGGGTCTTGGGTCTCACCAACTAGTCATGAGTGAAGCTTATGATCCAGAAGTTAACTCTTGGAGCCCGGTTAGTGATGGGATGGTTTCTGGTTGGAGAAATCCGTGTACTTCTCTAAACGGTCGCCTTTACGGATTGGATTGTAGGGACGGATGCAAGCTCAGGGTATATGATGAAACCGCGGATTCATGGAACAA ATTCATGGACAGTAAAGTTCATTTGGGAAACTCAAAGTCGCTTGAAGCTGCTGCTCTTGTTCCTCTAAACAATAAGCTTTGTATAATCCGGAACAACATGAGCATGAGTTTGGTTGATGTCTCGAATCCTGACAAGAACGACCCTCGAGTGTGGGAAAACATAGCCGTAAAAGGACAGTCCAAGAACATACTCAGTAATATATGGTCGAGTATCGCAGGGAGAGCATTGAAGAGCCATATTGTGCATTGCCAAGTGCTTCAAGCTTGA
- the LOC104758804 gene encoding protein YLS3-like, which yields MEYSIRALIITIVTTSMLLGFGSSDLAQDRDECTNQLIALSTCLPYVGGDAKAPTKDCCAGFGQVITKSQKCVCILVKDKDDPQLGLKFNASLAAHLPAACHITAFNITECISVLHLPRNSTLAKEFESLGRIEENYNTTSPSHKDGTGGGKAESAKSNGWKKKSWLGVELLIFALFPLIFFF from the exons ATGGAGTACTCGATAAGAGCCCTAATCATAACCATCGTGACAACCTCCATGTTGCTAGGGTTTGGAAGCTCAGATCTGGCTCAGGACAGAGACGAGTGTACGAACCAACTCATAGCACTATCCACGTGTCTTCCGTACGTTGGAGGAGACGCCAAGGCTCCAACAAAAGATTGTTGTGCAGGGTTTGGCCAAGTTATAACGAAGAGTCAGAAGTGTGTTTGCATATTGGTCAAAGACAAAGATGATCCTCAACTTGGTCTCAAATTTAACGCAAGCCTAGCCGCTCATCTTCCCGCCGCTTGCCATATAACGGCTTTTAACATCACTGAGTgtattt CGGTTCTGCATTTACCTCGAAACTCAACATTGGCTAAAGAGTTTGAGAGCTTAGGAAGGATTGAAGAAAATTACAACACCACATCTCCTTCACATAAAG ATGGGACAGGAGGAGGAAAAGCTGAATCAGCCAAGAGTAatggatggaagaagaagagttggttGGGTGTTGAGCTTTTAATATTTGCTCTTTTccctctcatcttcttcttttga